GTGCCGCAGGACGTCGCGGTGATCGGGTTCGACGACATCGAGACGGCGGCCTACACCGAACCGCCGCTGACCACGGTCCGGCAGCCGATAGTGGAACTGGGCCGGGCGATGACCCGGCAGCTGCTCCGGATCGCCGCCGGTGAGCCGATCGAGCACGCCCTCATGCTGCCGACCGAACTGGTCGTCCGCGACTCCGCCTGAGGCCCCCTGGGCAGCGCCCGGCGTTGCCCAGGGGGCCGGTTTAACCGGTCGCCCGGCAGCGCGCCCGGCACTACGGTCGGCGGGGTGACCGTAGCCCTCGTCCACGTGCCCGAGCTCTCCGACGTCGCCGAGTACGCGTACGCCGCGACCGTCTCCCCGGCCCGGCTGGTCTTCACCGCCGGGGCCTGCCCGCTGGACGCCGACGGTCGTACCGTCGCGCCCGGCGACCACGCCGCGCAGGCCCGACAGGTGATGGCCAACCTGGCGACCGCCCTGGCCGCCGCCGGGGCCCGGCTGACCGACGTCGTCAAGACCACGGTGTACGTCGCCACGACCGACCGGGCCGACCTGGTGACCGTCTGGGAGGTGGTCCGGGACGGCTTCGGCGACCACGACCCGCCGAGCACCCTGCTGGGGGTGACCGTGCTGGGCTACCCCGACCAGCTCGTCGAGGTCGAGGCCGTCGCCGCCGTCGGCGAGGCGAGCTGACCCGACCGCTCAGCCGGCGGCGGCGATCCGCTCGGCGGTGGCGTACGTGTCGCGGCCGAAGAGCACCAGGCGCGCCTCGGTGACGTGCGCCGGGGTCGCCGCGCGGAGCACCGTCAGCGCCTGGCGTACCGCGTCGTCGACCGGCCAGCCGTAGATGCCGGCGGAGATCAGCGGGAAGGCCACGGTGGCCGCGCCCAGTTCGTCGGCGACCCGGAGGCTGTTGGCGTAGCAGTCGCGCAGCAGCGCCGAGCGGTCCTCGCCGGCCGTGTGGACCGGGCCGACGGTGTGCACCACCCAGCGGGCCGGCAGGTTGCCGGCGGTGGTGGCGACGGCCTGCCCGGTGGGCAGCCCCCGGCCGTAGCGGGAGGCGCGCAGCGCCCGGCACTCCGCCAGGATGGCCGGCCCGCCCCGGCGGTGGATCGCCCCGTCCACCCCGCCACCGCCGAGCAGCGAGGAGTTGGCGGCGTTCACGATCGCGTCGACCTGCTGGGCGGTGATGTCCCCCTCGACCAGGGTGATCCGCATGTCAGCGCTCCTCGATGGGCTGGCCGAGCGACCGGCGGGCGAGCAGGGTGGCCCCCGCCACCGCGGCCGGCATGACCAGCACCGCGCCGAGCGGGATCAGGAAGCAGAGGAAGACCGCGACCCCGAACCCGAGCGTGGTCGGCCGGTCGGCCTTGAGCAGCGAACGGCGGTCGGGCAGCCGCATGCCGCGCCGGTAGAACGGGGCGCCGACCAGCTCCAGCGCGAGGAACCAGCCGCCCACCGCCGCGCCGATCACGGGCACGACGGTCTGCCCGACCACCGGGATGAAGCCGGCCGCGAAGAGCGGGATGCCGACCAGCGCGGTGACCGCCACCAGCCGCAGCGAGTCGGCCACGCTGCGCCGCAGCGACGCCCAGAACGGTACGTCGACCGCGCCGGGGGTGCCGCCGTACCGCTCCTCGACGCGTTCGGAGATCTTCTCGTAGAACGGGTCACCGATGACCAGGGTGACCGCGGTGAAGGTGAGCACCCCGAGCAGCCCGCCGAGGCCGAGGA
The Micromonospora sp. R77 DNA segment above includes these coding regions:
- a CDS encoding RidA family protein, yielding MTVALVHVPELSDVAEYAYAATVSPARLVFTAGACPLDADGRTVAPGDHAAQARQVMANLATALAAAGARLTDVVKTTVYVATTDRADLVTVWEVVRDGFGDHDPPSTLLGVTVLGYPDQLVEVEAVAAVGEAS
- a CDS encoding O-acetyl-ADP-ribose deacetylase yields the protein MRITLVEGDITAQQVDAIVNAANSSLLGGGGVDGAIHRRGGPAILAECRALRASRYGRGLPTGQAVATTAGNLPARWVVHTVGPVHTAGEDRSALLRDCYANSLRVADELGAATVAFPLISAGIYGWPVDDAVRQALTVLRAATPAHVTEARLVLFGRDTYATAERIAAAG
- a CDS encoding EI24 domain-containing protein — its product is MNAPRPAAPVTGAATRFLSGAGLLLRGIGLYVRSPGLMLLGVVPALISGALFLGAFVALVYFVDDLAALVTPFADDWSSTWRSAVRVVAGLAFLGLGGLLGVLTFTAVTLVIGDPFYEKISERVEERYGGTPGAVDVPFWASLRRSVADSLRLVAVTALVGIPLFAAGFIPVVGQTVVPVIGAAVGGWFLALELVGAPFYRRGMRLPDRRSLLKADRPTTLGFGVAVFLCFLIPLGAVLVMPAAVAGATLLARRSLGQPIEER